In Lutra lutra chromosome 6, mLutLut1.2, whole genome shotgun sequence, the following are encoded in one genomic region:
- the ZSCAN9 gene encoding zinc finger and SCAN domain-containing protein 9 — translation MNTDSKEVFPLDGQAPEVWEELLTVKVEMESRVRTQESRLKPSNLLGREIFRRRFRQLCYQETPGPREALTRLQELCRQWLRPHVSTKEQIVELLVLEQFLTILPEELQAWVREHSPESGEEAVVLLEDLERELDEPQHEVVAHTQGQEVLSEEVPVGAPTPLSLQSRPQESQLTCDTAQQPHAVGETDAMTKAEDRELVLRKDCPKTVASHGEIFYGQTLEESPRDPQHGEPGDPAGWEAGRWGGLRGERRHKCDACGKSFAQSAGLVRHRGSQPGRGRTSVRSAGRPSVGARVSSTTRGIHNGTEAVPLRVVRQGLQPERGSHPAPADPQGREGPIMCGQCGRATGRRRVLIEHQRSHTGERPHRCPPVRESFKPPLQPQPPSQTHVAAAPV, via the exons ATGAATACAGACTCGAAGGAGGTTTTCCCCTTGGATGGGCAAGCTCCTGAAGTTTGGGAAGAACTTCTGACAGTGAAAGTGGAGATGGAAAGTCGTGTCCGAACACAGGAGTCCAGGCTGAAACCTAGTAATCTTCTGGGGAGGGAAATTTTCCGAAGGCGCTTTCGACAGCTGTGCTACCAAGAGACCCCTGGACCCAGGGAGGCCCTCACCCGACTCCAGGAACTCTGCCGCCAGTGGTTGAGGCCACATGTGAGCACGAAGGAGCAGATCGTGGAGCTGCTGGTGCTGGAGCAGTTCCTGACCATCCTGCCCGAGGAGCTGCAGGCCTGGGTGCGGGAGCACAGCCcagagagtggggaagaggcTGTGGTTTTGCTGGAGGATCTGGAGAGAGAGCTCGATGAGCCACAACATGAG GTCGTAGCCCACACACAGGGGCAAGAAGTCCTCTCCGAAGAAGTGCCTGTGGGGGCGCCGACTCCACTGAGCCTCCAGTCCCGGCCTCAGGAGTCCCAGCTCACCTGTGACACTGCTCAGCAGCCCCATGCTGTTGGAGAGACAG ATGCAATGACCAAGGCTGAGGACAGAGAGCTGGTGCTGAGAAAAGACTGTCCTAAGACAGTGGCGTCCCATGGGGAAATATTTTACGGGCAGACTTTGGAGGAATCCCCCCGGGATCCCCAACATGGAGAACCCGGTGACCCTGCGGGTTGGGAAGCCGGGCGCTGGGGCGGCCTCCGAGGGGAGCGACGGCACAAGTGTGACGCGTGTGGGAAGAGCTTCGCCCAGAGCGCAGGCCTTGTGCGCCATCGAGGATCCCAACCGGGGAGAGGCCGTACGAGTGTAAGGAGTGCGGGAAGACCTTCAGTCGGAGCTCGGGTCTCTTCAACCACCCGAGGCATCCACAACGGTACAGAAGCGGTACCGCTGCGCGTAGTGCGGCAAGGCCTTCAGCCAGAGCGCGGGTCTCATCCAGCACCAGCGGACCCACAGGGCAGAGAGGGCCCCATCATGTGCGGCCAGTGCGGAAGAGCTACGGGTCGGCGCCGTGTCCTCATCGAGCACCAGAGGAGCCACACGGGCGAGCGGCCTCACCGGTGCCCACCAGTGCGGGAGAGCTTCAAACCGCCGCTGCAACCTCAGCCGCCATCACAGACGCACGTGGCGGCCGCGCCGGTCTAG